One segment of Chelonia mydas isolate rCheMyd1 chromosome 13, rCheMyd1.pri.v2, whole genome shotgun sequence DNA contains the following:
- the ZNF335 gene encoding zinc finger protein 335 isoform X9, with protein sequence MEAEENEVESSSDAAPHLAQEEPSESGLGVETSEAMSADSSDAASVPILSEADDSGVGQSSDSSGVSLEEVSESSSSTDAIPRVYLPDSSSIAQSTLVSSVSTVSQSIMVSESPQVLVHSSVITDGATMVSDSTASTSSDLGCAIDKIIESTIGPDIIQSCIAVTSAEDSGAQTTQYLILQGPDDGAPMVSRMATSALANSLAIEAIADGPTSTCLDQPGPSEQSEILELPTQLDQAREADAGEEPDQPDLESLEEMMEVVVVQQFRCKMCQYKSICKKTLINHMKERHFQPVAAALALKKGRPRKGGPSPKPLEEDVPEEEEEDDIMDAGAIDDPEEDSDYNPAEDEPRGRQPKYSRTVPTSSEERPRRRPGRPRKFPRLEDMPKPEGGEEEPLVTSQSTLSSELQSSEAASSSVLENGASDRLVEPSISQSDSENKDPSSNTGPEEADTMPRRRGRPSRRFLGKKYRKYIGRRYYYKSPKPLMRPYLCRICGSRFLTHDDLRFHVNSHEANDPQLFKCLQCSYRSRRWSSLKEHMFNHVGSKPYKCGECDYTSVYKKDVIRHSTVHSRDRKKRADPPPKLNSFPCPVCSRVYPMQKRLTQHMKTHSTEKPHMCDKCGKSFKKRYTFKMHLLTHIQAIANRRFKCEFCDYVCEDKKILLNHQLSHMNDKPYKCSFCKYSTFREDFLVSHMAVKHTGGKPFACEYCHFTTKHKKNLRLHVQCRHADSFEEWAQRHPEEPPCRRRPFFTLQQIEELKQQHSQVQAPTEPAASPPVSTAAPGPPACPLPSGSGMLSAVLLIQVPPGPVTYHTVQPLPTAEPSVPSQDSLGGTTIIYEQDVEGSAELATQTALDLLLNMSSQRELATGSLQVAVVKSDGSGAAQAPKVPSQQEEGADLDPTGQQQKVVTLHVAEHGEALVQEAYEEATLGSAELQQITIPFGSTAEYSIITPVSEEIQAPQTLYSEEESPAETTRTVVVSDAMMAEALTEHSSHYILSASFPGSQLHHVEQLSGDPALSPGEGQEAQASGSKWPMLQCLARQLRKNSAFSPAPEGQEIPSAKVKWPALQGVAKKLSCKISTTKKLSCKISTTKKFSCKICTAMFTGRAEMESHKRAHVGPNTFKCPDCPFTAAVWLEVRSHMAQHASLRPHKCSHCSFASKNKKDLRRHMLTHTNEKPFACQICGQRFNRNGHLKFHMQRLHCSEGKRLGQPAAATQQTIILNSDEEALATLQTALQSGQAVLAPERLQQALGQEHIIVAQEQSITSPEEATYIQEITTADGQTVQHLVTADNQVQYIIAQDGVQHLLPHEYVVVPEGHHIQVQDGQITHIQYEQGSQFLQEPQIQYMPVSPEQQLVTQAQLEAVAHSAVTAVADAAMAQAQGMFTTEATAEQIQQLQQGIHYDVITLTD encoded by the exons ATGGAGGCGGAGGAGAACGAAGTGGAGAGCAGCAGCGATGCAGCCCCTCATCTGGCACAGGAAGAACCTTCGGAGAGTGGGCTTGGTGTGGAGACCTCTGAGGCCATGTCCGCAGACAGCAGCGATGCTGCTTCAGTGCCCATCCTCTCAGAAGCAGATGACTCTGGCGTGGGGCAGAGCTCAGACAGCAGCGGGGTGTCTCTG GAGGAAGTGTCGGAGAGCAGCTCCAGCACAGATGCTATTCCTAGGGTCTACCTTCCAGACTCTTCATCTATCGCCCAGTCTACCCTGGTCTCCAGCGTCTCCACAGTGAGCCAGTCCATTATGGTATCGGAATCCCCACAGGTCCTGGTTCACTCCAGCGTCATCACCGATGGGGCCACAATGGTATCGGACTCCACTGCATCCACCTCCTCGGACCTGGGCTGTGCCATAGACAAAATCATTGAGTCCACAATTGGGCCTGACATCATCCAGA GCTGCATCGCAGTGACGAGCGCTGAGGATAGCGGTGCCCAGACTACCCAGTATCTCATTCTGCAGGGACCTGATGATG GTGCCCCCATGGTGTCCCGGATGGCCACTTCTGCTCTGGCCAACAGTTTGGCAATAGAAGCCATAGCCGATGGACCCACCTCCACGTGCCTAGACCAGCCTGGCCCTTCCGAGCAGTCTGAAATATTGGAGCTGCCCACACAGCTGGATCAGGCCAGAGAGGCagatgctggggaggagccagacCAGCCGGACCTGGAGAGCTTGGAGGAGAtgatggaggtggtggtggtacaACAGTTCAGGTGCAAGATGTGTCAGTACAAGAGCATCTGCAAGAAAACGCTCATCAACCACATGAAGGAGCGCCATTTCCAGCCAG tggctgctgctctggccttGAAGAAGGGGCGTCCGCGGAAGGGGGGACCCTCCCCAAAGCCTCTGGAGGAGGATGTGccggaggaggaagaggaggatgataTCATGGATGCTGGAGCCATTGATGACCCTGAAG AGGACAGTGACTATAACCCAGCCGAGGATGAGCCTCGTGGGCGGCAGCCCAAGTACAGCCGCACTGTCCCCACGTCAAGTGAGGAGAGGCCACGCCGGCGGCCGGGGAGACCCCGCAAGTTCCCTCGCCTAGAGGACATGCCAAAGCCTGAAG GTGGTGAGGAGGAGCCCTTAGTtacgtcccagagcactctgagCAGCGAGCTGCAGAGCTCCGAGGCAGCCAGCTCCTCCGTCCTGGAGAATGGGGCCAGCGACCGCCTCGTGGAGCCCAGCATCAGCCAGTCGGACTCGGAGAACAAGGATCCGTCCTCCAACACAGGCCCTGAGGAGGCTGACACCATGCCCAGGAGGCGAGGTCGGCCCTCCCGCCGCTTCCTGGGCAAGAAATACCGCAAGTACATCGGGCGCAG GTACTACTACAAGTCCCCCAAGCCTCTGATGAGGCCCTACCTGTGCCGAATCTGTGGCTCACGCTTCCTCACGCACGATGACCTGCGCTTTCACGTTAACTCTCACGAGGCCAATGACCCTCAGCTCTTCAAGTGCCTGCAGTGCAGCTACCGCTCCCGCCGCTGGTCCTCCCTCAAA GAACACATGTTTAACCACGTGGGCAGCAAGCCATACAAGTGTGGGGAGTGTGATTACACAAGTGTGTACAAGAAGGATGTTATCCGCCACTCGACTGTGCACAGCCGGGACCG gaAGAAGAGAGCCGACCCG cccccaaAGTTGAACTCATTCCCCTGCCCAGTGTGTAGCCGAGTCTACCCCATGCAGAAGAGACTGACCCAGCACATGAAGACTCACAGCACGGAGAAGCCACACATGTGTGACAAG TGTGGGAAGTCCTTCAAGAAGCGCTACACCTTTAAGATGCATCTGCTGACACACATCCAGGCCATTGCTAACCGCAG GTTTAAGTGCGAGTTCTGTGACTATGTCTGCGAGGATAAAAAGATCCTGCTGAACCACCAGCTGTCACACATGAACGACAAGCCGTACAAATGCAGCTTCTGCAAGTACTCCACCTTCCGTGAGGACTTCTTGGTGTCGCACATGGCCGTCAAGCACACGG ggggaaaGCCGTTTGCCTGCGAGTACTGTCACTTCACCACCAAGCACAAGAAGAACCTGCGCCTGCATGTGCAGTGCCGCCACGCTGACTCCTTTGAGGAGTGGGCCCAGCGGCACCCCGAGGAGCCCCCCTGCCGGCGCCGCCCCTTCTTCACCCTGCAGCAGATCGAGGAGCTGAAGCAGCAGCACAGTCAGGTGCAGGCTCCCACAGAGCCCGCGGCCAGCCCCCCGGTGAGTACCGCGGCCCCTGGCCCTCccgcctgcccccttccctcaggCTCGGGCATGCTCTCAGCTGTTCTTCTCATCCAGGTTCCGCCTGGCCCTGTGACCTACCACACCGTGCAGCCCCTCCCAACGGCGGAACCCTCCGTCCCTTCCCAGGACTCCCTGGGGGGAACCACCATCATTTATGAGCAAG ATGTGGAGGGATCGGCAGAGCTGGCCACGCAGACAGCCCTGGATCTCCTGCTGAACATGAGCAGCCAGCGGGAGCTGGCCACAGGCTCCCTGCAG GTGGCGGTGGTGAAGTCGGATGGCTCTGGAGCGGCGcaggcccccaaagtcccatcacagcaggaggagggggcagatctGGATCCCACCGGGCAGCAGCAGAAGGTGGTGACGCTCCATGTGGCTGAGCACGGAGAGGCCTTAGTGCAGGAGGCCTATGAAGAGGCGACCCTGGGGAGCGCCGAGCTGCAGCAGATCACCATCCCGTTCGGGAGCACCGCGGAGTACAGCATCATCACGCCCGTCAGCGAGGAGATCCAGGCCCCGCAGACACTCTACAG TGAGGAGGAGAGCCCAGCAGAGACCACCCGTACAGTCGTGGTGAGTGATGCCATGATGGCCGAAgcgctgacagagcacagcagtcACTACATCCTGTCAGCCAGTTTCCCAGGGAGCCAGCTCCATCACGTCGAG CAGCTCAGTGGGGACCCTGCCCTCTCACCAGGGGAAGGCCAGGAGGCCCAGGCCTCTGGCAGCAAGTGGCCCATGCTGCAGTGCCTGGCCAGGCAGCTCCGAAAGAACTCTGCCTTCTCCCCAGCACCGGAGGGGCAGGAGATCCCGTCTGCAAAGGTCAAATGGCCCGCGCTGCAGGGTGTGGCCAAGAAGCTGTCGTGCAAGATTTCCACAACCAAGAAGCTGTCGTGCAAGATTTCCACAACCAAGAAATTCTCGTGCAAGATTTGCACAGCCATGTTCACAGGGAGAGCAGAGATGGAGAGTCACAAGAGGGCACACGTAGGGCCCAACACCTTTAAGTGTCCTGACTGCCCGTTCACAGCAGCTGTGTGGCTGGAGGTCCGG agTCACATGGCACAGCACGCCAGCCTTCGACCCCACAAGTGCTCCCACTGCAGCTTTGCCTCCAAGAACAAGAAGGACCTGCGCAGACACATGCTGACGCACACCAATGAGAAGCCCTTCGCCTGCCAGATCTGTGGGCAGAG GTTTAACCGGAACGGGCATCTCAAATTCCACATGCAGCGTCTGCACTGCTCCGAGGGGAAGCGGCTGGggcagccagcagccgccacccAGCAGACCATCATACTGAACAGCGACGAGGAAGCATTGGCCACGCTGCAGA cgGCTTTGCAGTCTGGCCAGGCAGTGCTGGCTCCTGAACGGCTGCAGCAGGCTCTGGGGCAGGAGCACATCATCGTAGCACAGGAGCAGAGCATCACGAGCCCG GAGGAGGCCACGTACATCCAGGAGATCACAACGGCTGACGGGCAGACGGTGCAGCACTTGGTGACCGCCGATAACCAG GTCCAGTACATCATTGCCCAGGACGGCGTGCAGCACCTGCTCCCCCACGAGTACGTTGTTGTCCCAGAGGGACATCACATCCAG
- the ZNF335 gene encoding zinc finger protein 335 isoform X4 has protein sequence MQPLIWHRKNLRRVGLVWRPLRPCPQTAAMLLQCPSSQKQMTLAWGRAQTAAGCLCLSVFQEEVSESSSSTDAIPRVYLPDSSSIAQSTLVSSVSTVSQSIMVSESPQVLVHSSVITDGATMVSDSTASTSSDLGCAIDKIIESTIGPDIIQSCIAVTSAEDSGAQTTQYLILQGPDDGAPMVSRMATSALANSLAIEAIADGPTSTCLDQPGPSEQSEILELPTQLDQAREADAGEEPDQPDLESLEEMMEVVVVQQFRCKMCQYKSICKKTLINHMKERHFQPVAAALALKKGRPRKGGPSPKPLEEDVPEEEEEDDIMDAGAIDDPEEDSDYNPAEDEPRGRQPKYSRTVPTSSEERPRRRPGRPRKFPRLEDMPKPEGGEEEPLVTSQSTLSSELQSSEAASSSVLENGASDRLVEPSISQSDSENKDPSSNTGPEEADTMPRRRGRPSRRFLGKKYRKYIGRRYYYKSPKPLMRPYLCRICGSRFLTHDDLRFHVNSHEANDPQLFKCLQCSYRSRRWSSLKEHMFNHVGSKPYKCGECDYTSVYKKDVIRHSTVHSRDRKKRADPPPKLNSFPCPVCSRVYPMQKRLTQHMKTHSTEKPHMCDKCGKSFKKRYTFKMHLLTHIQAIANRRFKCEFCDYVCEDKKILLNHQLSHMNDKPYKCSFCKYSTFREDFLVSHMAVKHTGGKPFACEYCHFTTKHKKNLRLHVQCRHADSFEEWAQRHPEEPPCRRRPFFTLQQIEELKQQHSQVQAPTEPAASPPVSTAAPGPPACPLPSGSGMLSAVLLIQVPPGPVTYHTVQPLPTAEPSVPSQDSLGGTTIIYEQDVEGSAELATQTALDLLLNMSSQRELATGSLQVAVVKSDGSGAAQAPKVPSQQEEGADLDPTGQQQKVVTLHVAEHGEALVQEAYEEATLGSAELQQITIPFGSTAEYSIITPVSEEIQAPQTLYSEEESPAETTRTVVVSDAMMAEALTEHSSHYILSASFPGSQLHHVEQLSGDPALSPGEGQEAQASGSKWPMLQCLARQLRKNSAFSPAPEGQEIPSAKVKWPALQGVAKKLSCKISTTKKLSCKISTTKKFSCKICTAMFTGRAEMESHKRAHVGPNTFKCPDCPFTAAVWLEVRSHMAQHASLRPHKCSHCSFASKNKKDLRRHMLTHTNEKPFACQICGQRFNRNGHLKFHMQRLHCSEGKRLGQPAAATQQTIILNSDEEALATLQTALQSGQAVLAPERLQQALGQEHIIVAQEQSITSPVSQPDACASHTTPHPHPQAVACVHCSEGLGSATAVTGCSFSVLQEEATYIQEITTADGQTVQHLVTADNQVQYIIAQDGVQHLLPHEYVVVPEGHHIQVQDGQITHIQYEQGSQFLQEPQQIQYMPVSPEQQLVTQAQLEAVAHSAVTAVADAAMAQAQGMFTTEATAEQIQQLQQGIHYDVITLTD, from the exons ATGCAGCCCCTCATCTGGCACAGGAAGAACCTTCGGAGAGTGGGCTTGGTGTGGAGACCTCTGAGGCCATGTCCGCAGACAGCAGCGATGCTGCTTCAGTGCCCATCCTCTCAGAAGCAGATGACTCTGGCGTGGGGCAGAGCTCAGACAGCAGCGGGGTGTCTCTG CCTGTCTGTTTTCCAGGAGGAAGTGTCGGAGAGCAGCTCCAGCACAGATGCTATTCCTAGGGTCTACCTTCCAGACTCTTCATCTATCGCCCAGTCTACCCTGGTCTCCAGCGTCTCCACAGTGAGCCAGTCCATTATGGTATCGGAATCCCCACAGGTCCTGGTTCACTCCAGCGTCATCACCGATGGGGCCACAATGGTATCGGACTCCACTGCATCCACCTCCTCGGACCTGGGCTGTGCCATAGACAAAATCATTGAGTCCACAATTGGGCCTGACATCATCCAGA GCTGCATCGCAGTGACGAGCGCTGAGGATAGCGGTGCCCAGACTACCCAGTATCTCATTCTGCAGGGACCTGATGATG GTGCCCCCATGGTGTCCCGGATGGCCACTTCTGCTCTGGCCAACAGTTTGGCAATAGAAGCCATAGCCGATGGACCCACCTCCACGTGCCTAGACCAGCCTGGCCCTTCCGAGCAGTCTGAAATATTGGAGCTGCCCACACAGCTGGATCAGGCCAGAGAGGCagatgctggggaggagccagacCAGCCGGACCTGGAGAGCTTGGAGGAGAtgatggaggtggtggtggtacaACAGTTCAGGTGCAAGATGTGTCAGTACAAGAGCATCTGCAAGAAAACGCTCATCAACCACATGAAGGAGCGCCATTTCCAGCCAG tggctgctgctctggccttGAAGAAGGGGCGTCCGCGGAAGGGGGGACCCTCCCCAAAGCCTCTGGAGGAGGATGTGccggaggaggaagaggaggatgataTCATGGATGCTGGAGCCATTGATGACCCTGAAG AGGACAGTGACTATAACCCAGCCGAGGATGAGCCTCGTGGGCGGCAGCCCAAGTACAGCCGCACTGTCCCCACGTCAAGTGAGGAGAGGCCACGCCGGCGGCCGGGGAGACCCCGCAAGTTCCCTCGCCTAGAGGACATGCCAAAGCCTGAAG GTGGTGAGGAGGAGCCCTTAGTtacgtcccagagcactctgagCAGCGAGCTGCAGAGCTCCGAGGCAGCCAGCTCCTCCGTCCTGGAGAATGGGGCCAGCGACCGCCTCGTGGAGCCCAGCATCAGCCAGTCGGACTCGGAGAACAAGGATCCGTCCTCCAACACAGGCCCTGAGGAGGCTGACACCATGCCCAGGAGGCGAGGTCGGCCCTCCCGCCGCTTCCTGGGCAAGAAATACCGCAAGTACATCGGGCGCAG GTACTACTACAAGTCCCCCAAGCCTCTGATGAGGCCCTACCTGTGCCGAATCTGTGGCTCACGCTTCCTCACGCACGATGACCTGCGCTTTCACGTTAACTCTCACGAGGCCAATGACCCTCAGCTCTTCAAGTGCCTGCAGTGCAGCTACCGCTCCCGCCGCTGGTCCTCCCTCAAA GAACACATGTTTAACCACGTGGGCAGCAAGCCATACAAGTGTGGGGAGTGTGATTACACAAGTGTGTACAAGAAGGATGTTATCCGCCACTCGACTGTGCACAGCCGGGACCG gaAGAAGAGAGCCGACCCG cccccaaAGTTGAACTCATTCCCCTGCCCAGTGTGTAGCCGAGTCTACCCCATGCAGAAGAGACTGACCCAGCACATGAAGACTCACAGCACGGAGAAGCCACACATGTGTGACAAG TGTGGGAAGTCCTTCAAGAAGCGCTACACCTTTAAGATGCATCTGCTGACACACATCCAGGCCATTGCTAACCGCAG GTTTAAGTGCGAGTTCTGTGACTATGTCTGCGAGGATAAAAAGATCCTGCTGAACCACCAGCTGTCACACATGAACGACAAGCCGTACAAATGCAGCTTCTGCAAGTACTCCACCTTCCGTGAGGACTTCTTGGTGTCGCACATGGCCGTCAAGCACACGG ggggaaaGCCGTTTGCCTGCGAGTACTGTCACTTCACCACCAAGCACAAGAAGAACCTGCGCCTGCATGTGCAGTGCCGCCACGCTGACTCCTTTGAGGAGTGGGCCCAGCGGCACCCCGAGGAGCCCCCCTGCCGGCGCCGCCCCTTCTTCACCCTGCAGCAGATCGAGGAGCTGAAGCAGCAGCACAGTCAGGTGCAGGCTCCCACAGAGCCCGCGGCCAGCCCCCCGGTGAGTACCGCGGCCCCTGGCCCTCccgcctgcccccttccctcaggCTCGGGCATGCTCTCAGCTGTTCTTCTCATCCAGGTTCCGCCTGGCCCTGTGACCTACCACACCGTGCAGCCCCTCCCAACGGCGGAACCCTCCGTCCCTTCCCAGGACTCCCTGGGGGGAACCACCATCATTTATGAGCAAG ATGTGGAGGGATCGGCAGAGCTGGCCACGCAGACAGCCCTGGATCTCCTGCTGAACATGAGCAGCCAGCGGGAGCTGGCCACAGGCTCCCTGCAG GTGGCGGTGGTGAAGTCGGATGGCTCTGGAGCGGCGcaggcccccaaagtcccatcacagcaggaggagggggcagatctGGATCCCACCGGGCAGCAGCAGAAGGTGGTGACGCTCCATGTGGCTGAGCACGGAGAGGCCTTAGTGCAGGAGGCCTATGAAGAGGCGACCCTGGGGAGCGCCGAGCTGCAGCAGATCACCATCCCGTTCGGGAGCACCGCGGAGTACAGCATCATCACGCCCGTCAGCGAGGAGATCCAGGCCCCGCAGACACTCTACAG TGAGGAGGAGAGCCCAGCAGAGACCACCCGTACAGTCGTGGTGAGTGATGCCATGATGGCCGAAgcgctgacagagcacagcagtcACTACATCCTGTCAGCCAGTTTCCCAGGGAGCCAGCTCCATCACGTCGAG CAGCTCAGTGGGGACCCTGCCCTCTCACCAGGGGAAGGCCAGGAGGCCCAGGCCTCTGGCAGCAAGTGGCCCATGCTGCAGTGCCTGGCCAGGCAGCTCCGAAAGAACTCTGCCTTCTCCCCAGCACCGGAGGGGCAGGAGATCCCGTCTGCAAAGGTCAAATGGCCCGCGCTGCAGGGTGTGGCCAAGAAGCTGTCGTGCAAGATTTCCACAACCAAGAAGCTGTCGTGCAAGATTTCCACAACCAAGAAATTCTCGTGCAAGATTTGCACAGCCATGTTCACAGGGAGAGCAGAGATGGAGAGTCACAAGAGGGCACACGTAGGGCCCAACACCTTTAAGTGTCCTGACTGCCCGTTCACAGCAGCTGTGTGGCTGGAGGTCCGG agTCACATGGCACAGCACGCCAGCCTTCGACCCCACAAGTGCTCCCACTGCAGCTTTGCCTCCAAGAACAAGAAGGACCTGCGCAGACACATGCTGACGCACACCAATGAGAAGCCCTTCGCCTGCCAGATCTGTGGGCAGAG GTTTAACCGGAACGGGCATCTCAAATTCCACATGCAGCGTCTGCACTGCTCCGAGGGGAAGCGGCTGGggcagccagcagccgccacccAGCAGACCATCATACTGAACAGCGACGAGGAAGCATTGGCCACGCTGCAGA cgGCTTTGCAGTCTGGCCAGGCAGTGCTGGCTCCTGAACGGCTGCAGCAGGCTCTGGGGCAGGAGCACATCATCGTAGCACAGGAGCAGAGCATCACGAGCCCGGTGAGTCAGCCAGATGCCTGTGCTAGCCACAcaaccccgcacccccacccccaagcagtgGCCTGTGTCCACTGTTCAGAGGGTCTGGGTTCGGCTACCGCAGTCACAGGCTGCAGCTTCTCTGTCTTGCAGGAGGAGGCCACGTACATCCAGGAGATCACAACGGCTGACGGGCAGACGGTGCAGCACTTGGTGACCGCCGATAACCAG GTCCAGTACATCATTGCCCAGGACGGCGTGCAGCACCTGCTCCCCCACGAGTACGTTGTTGTCCCAGAGGGACATCACATCCAG